The DNA segment CATCGTGTCTTGAACGAGGTCCGGATTAAAGCCTTGAGCTTCAATTGCCTGTTTTACATGTAGCGTCTTTTGCATTAGTTGGCCGCTATAATCCCAATGCTGCCATACGCATCCCCCACATCTTTCAAAATGCGGACATGGCGCAGTTGTTCTTTCTGGATTCGCCTCAAGGATTTCTTCCGGCATTGCTTTTCTTCGTCTTCGATCCGGCTGGTCAACTATGACACGCACCTTTTCTCCTGGAAGTGTTTGCGGAATAGTAAGCTTTAACTTTCGTTTATTTCCCATCTCATTTTCAAGCCATTGAACCGCTTGACCAGAGCCTTTTTCATCTAATTTATCTATTTCAACTAGCATTTCTTTTGCTGTAGTACCAGTCAATTTTTCTTCCTCCCAAATTACCTTTCTTACTCTAATTAAATATCTATTATGACATAAGTTTATCATTTTATTAATCCTCTTTTACAAATAATAAAACCACCAAATTCTATTTTTTGGTGGTTTTAGCGTTTATTACATTGTTTTTAAAGAAGTGCATTTACCAAGATTTACTCCTTCATCCCGGCAGATAAATTAGCCCCTTTGATAAAGTAGCTCTGGAACAGAAAGAAAATAAGAATAATAGGAATCAGAACCATGACTGACATGGCCATCAAATAATTCCATTGAGTCTGAATACTGCCTTTAAAAGTTTGAAGACCCAGTTGCAGGGTATAAAGCTTTTCATCGCTAAGATACAATAACGGTGTTAAAAGGTCATTCCATGCTCCTGTAAAAGAAAAAATCCCAACTGTTAGTAACGCTGGCTTAACAAGCGGCATTACAATGGACCACCAAATGCGGAAATGGCTTGCACCATCCATGAATGCCGCTTCGATGATTTCATTCGGTACTGTCATCATAAATTGTCGTATCAAAAAAATATTAAAAGCACTTCCTAAAAAAGCAGGTACAATTAACGGTAGATACGTATTGACCCATCCTAATTTTGAAAATAGTATGTATTGTGGGATCAAGGTCACAAATCCAGGTATAATCATGGTCGAAAGAACAAGAACAAAAAGCGCGTTCCTTCCTTTAAAACTAACCTTTGCAAACCCGTAAGCAACAAAAGAGTTGATTAAAACGTTCCCTACCGTGCTGGCAACGGCAATTAGTAAGGTGTTCATACTCCATCTTGTAAAATCTCCCGTCTTCCACGCCTCTATATAATTGGAAAAATGGAATTGCTTCGGGAAAAAAGACGGTGGAAACTGCAAAATCTCCTGTGTTGATTTTAAGGAAGTGGAAATCATCCACCAAAGTGGTGTCAATAGTACGAAGCTCCCTAATAGTAGAATAAGGAATACAACCAAATTCTTACTGTTCCATTCCTTCTTACGATAAATTTTTAATTCTCTTGAATCTCTCATTTCCCATCTCCCCCCTCATAGTAAACCCACTTCTTTCCTGCTTTTAAATTCAGTACGGTTAATACCATGATGATGATAAATAGGAACCAAGCCATGGCGGATGCATATCCCATATCAAAGGACTTAAACGCATTGTTCCACATGTGAAGATTATAGAAGAGCATAGAATTGGCCGGACCGCCCGTGCCATTTTGGGTCATCACATAAGCTTCCTGGAAAATTTGAAAGGATCCAATCGTACTGGTAATCACATCAAAGAATATAATGGGCGTTATTAACGGAAGGGTGATATGAAAAAACTTTTGGAAACTGTTGGCCCCTTCTAATTCAGCAGATTCATACAAGGAGGGTGAGATCCCCTGCATTCTGCCAAGATATAATAACATCCCGCCGCCCACACTCCACATTTTCATTAAAATTAGTGCGGGTTTTGTCCATTTTGGATCAAAAAGCCAGTTAGGTCCATCGATTCCAAACATATGTAAGAATTGGTTAACTAATCCCGTTGAAGGGCTTAACAGCTGCATCCATAAAAAGTAGACCGCTACACCCGATAGTATAGCCGGAAGATAAAAAATGGTCCGAAAAACTTTTATTCCTTTAATTTTTTGATTCATTAAAACTGCTGCAAAAATCGCCCCTGCTGTAGTTAAAGGAACAGAAAAAATAACATAATAGACCGTATTCCACAGAGAAGTCCAAAACATATCATCTAAGGTGAACATCCTCTTGTAATTATCCAGACCGATAAAATTCATTTTGGAGGTAATATTATAATCTGTAAAGCTGGCATATAGAGCAAATAACAAGGGCCCTGCTGTTAAACCGACAAAGCCAACCAGCCATGGAAAAATAAATACATATCCCGTAATGTTCCTTTTCCACTTTGATTGGGAAGCAGTTGGGAGAATTGCCGCTTTGGAAGCCTTTTCGGTAAATTGGATTTTTGGTAATGTGGTATCGATTTGCTTCATTATTGCTTTATCCTTCCTCTCTTATAAGCGGAAGAGAAGCACGATGGCTTCTCTTCTCACCTATTATTTCTTCATTTTCCCCACATCTTTTGCCGCCTTTTCTAAAGCTTCCAAAGGAGAACGTTTGCCTTGAGTTGCAGACTCCACTAAAGGATTGATTCGGTTTTGATAGTCTGGATAATGTGTGGGAACCGGTGACATCGTTGTGTATGGTAAAGCGTTCACTGCCTCTTGATAGACGATTTTGGAATCACCCGTTAACCCCTTCAATGCACCTTCTGCTCCCTTGATATTAGCAACGTTATCATAATTCTTTTCAGCCCAATATTTTTGTGCTTTTTCACCTGTCAAGTACTTAATAAATTCCATCGCTTCTTTCGGATGCTTGGCACCTTTAGGAACTTCCGCCACAAATCCACCTCCATCACTCCAATGCTTACTCTCCTTATCAAAAGATGGGATTGGAGCTACACCAAAATTCATCTTCGTACCTGAGTCACGGATCTGGGTAAAGAATGTTGCTACATCCGTAAACATTGCAACCTTTCCTGCGATAAACGGATTGGCTTGTCCATTACTAAATTCGGCCTGGTAATTTTGGATTGTTTTATCGCCGTACTTCTTTTGCCAATCTGCCAGCCATTGTAGTGCCTTTACCTTATTAGGGGTATTAATTTTTAACTTACCATTTTCAATGTAGCCATTTCCGTTATCCGCATTTTTCAGCCAACTTGGTGCCCCAAAGCCGCCAAACAAAGGATAAAATCCAATTCTAGTGAATTGACCATCTTGCTTTTTATCCAGCTGCTGGGCATATTCCTCTAGCTCTTTCCACGTTTGGGGAGGTTTATTTGGATCTAATCCAGCCTCTTTGAAAGCATCCTTATTATAGAAAAGCAATCTAGTATCCGTGGTGAACGGAACAGCGTATGGCTTCCCTTTATATAAAACGGTGTTCCATAAATTCGGGTAAAATTGTTTTTTGAAGGTATCATCTTTTATGTACTGAGATAAATCTTCTGCTTGATTGTTTTCTGCGCGCTGTGCCACACTGTTTATATCATTGATGACCACATCTGCAGGGTTTCCTGCTGCTACTGCGGCAAGATTTTTGGTCCAAATATCTCCCCATGGGATAAATGTATGTTTTACAATAATTCGATCTTGGGATTGATTAAAATCATTGACGATTTTTTCAATAACCGGTCTTCTTGTTTCTGAGCCCCAGAAGGTCCAAAAGTTTACTACCACCTTCTCTTTTGCCTCGGCTGTATCTGTTTTACTAGCACAACCTGATAGAATCGATGATAAAATGAAGATTCCTGCTAATAACAAACTACTAAACCTATTTTTCATTCGTTCAAGCCTCCTAGATGTGTTTTATTTTTTATAAAAACAAACTTATTACATTAGGAGGAATACCCAGGTATTGGTCAAATAAACCTGCTTGTTGTCAAAATAGGAATAAGGTACGAGGGTGCTTAAGGTGAGGAAGTGAATCGTGGTAGTTTCCTAAGGAGAATTACCTATCTCAAGAAGAGGTGTTTCGGAAAAATTCATATTCAGACTTTTGATGTCTTGAAACATATTTATTATTAGTAACCCAAAAACGCCATGGATAGTCCCGGGCTTCACCAGAGTTGTCAATTCCAATCCTTTTTCCAGCCGAAATGCTTTCTGGACTGTAGCCTTTGGCAATATATAACGGGGTAATCGTTAGACGGTGCCCATAGTCCTCCATTGAAATACCCATTGATTTTGTCAGTTTTCCAGGGCCGTTTGTCAGACTGTTCAGATCGTCAAGTCCTCTTCGGATTTTCATAATCTCAATTCCGTACAGAGGCTCCAGTGCCCGAACCAAAACGGCTTCAGGTTTTTCTTCACCTCCGCTGACAACATTAATGAGGCAATGTGTATGCATTAAATAAGTATAGGCAAGTCCGGAACGTTGAAACATGACCTCTGTTCTTGCAGTCCGTTTGTTGTTATAACTGTGTGCCGCCCTGTCATCAGGACCGATGTAAGCTTCTGTTTCCACAATGTATCCAGCCGTAATACCCTCATTCGTTTCTTTTACAAGAATGCACCCTAGCAATGCCTTTGCCAATTCAAGAGTAGGCTGTTCAAAAAATGAATCAGGTAACGGAATAAAGTTATTTGAAAAATCCTCCAATTGATTTACCTCCATTCTCTATTACTTTTCTTCTGTTTCTATAGGATTCATTTCTTCTATTTTATATATTTACCCGTGTTTCTTTTATTTAATAGGCAGGTTGGGAATATTACAATAAGGTCATTGGCATTACTTTTTAAGACATGGGAGGAAAAATCTATGGGAATTGTGACGGGAGCAAAATTTCATTTATATAAAGAGAAAATATTTTCTCTTCAATTGCCGTTATCCGATCATGACCTATTAAATTCAACTTTCTTATTAGAAAGGGATGTACAGAAAAAATTAGAGGTCTATTACACCCCTTTTGATTACATAAATGAGCACGCAAAGGTGGTTCTAGCAGGCATTACACCTGGTCTCCATCAAATGAAAAAAGCGTATATAACTGTTATTGAAAATAGACATTTAGGTGACGAGGAACTACTTCATCAGGTCAAAAAAAGTGCCAGCTTTGAGGGATCAATGAGAAACAACCTTATTTCCATGCTTGATGAACTTGAATTGCCAAGGTATCTAGGAATTTCGTCTTCAAGCCATCTTTTTGGGGAATCAAGTCATCTTGTTTACACTACCTCCATTCTTCCGCATGCGGTATTTTACAATCATCAAAATTTTAACGGTTCAAGGCCCAATATTTTAAAAACTGACATGCTATTGGCATATGTAAACAATTATTTTATCAAAGAAATCTCAAAAATTGAAAATCCATTGATTATCCCTCTAGGTGTGAATGTTAGTAAAGTTCTTACTTATTTTTATAAAGAAAAACCTATTTTGAGAGGATTCCCTCATCCTTCAGGAAGTAACGGCCATCGGCACAGACAATTCCGCGAGAATAAAGAGGATATGAGAAGACAAATCGAGAATTATTTTACAGACCATTCGTTAGGAGTTTAGTAAATATGGAAAAAATCGCTGTCATTTCAGACATTCATGGAAATATCCCTGCACTAGAATCTGTGCTAATTGATATAGGT comes from the Neobacillus sp. PS2-9 genome and includes:
- a CDS encoding carbohydrate ABC transporter permease, which translates into the protein MRDSRELKIYRKKEWNSKNLVVFLILLLGSFVLLTPLWWMISTSLKSTQEILQFPPSFFPKQFHFSNYIEAWKTGDFTRWSMNTLLIAVASTVGNVLINSFVAYGFAKVSFKGRNALFVLVLSTMIIPGFVTLIPQYILFSKLGWVNTYLPLIVPAFLGSAFNIFLIRQFMMTVPNEIIEAAFMDGASHFRIWWSIVMPLVKPALLTVGIFSFTGAWNDLLTPLLYLSDEKLYTLQLGLQTFKGSIQTQWNYLMAMSVMVLIPIILIFFLFQSYFIKGANLSAGMKE
- a CDS encoding ABC transporter substrate-binding protein, which produces MKNRFSSLLLAGIFILSSILSGCASKTDTAEAKEKVVVNFWTFWGSETRRPVIEKIVNDFNQSQDRIIVKHTFIPWGDIWTKNLAAVAAGNPADVVINDINSVAQRAENNQAEDLSQYIKDDTFKKQFYPNLWNTVLYKGKPYAVPFTTDTRLLFYNKDAFKEAGLDPNKPPQTWKELEEYAQQLDKKQDGQFTRIGFYPLFGGFGAPSWLKNADNGNGYIENGKLKINTPNKVKALQWLADWQKKYGDKTIQNYQAEFSNGQANPFIAGKVAMFTDVATFFTQIRDSGTKMNFGVAPIPSFDKESKHWSDGGGFVAEVPKGAKHPKEAMEFIKYLTGEKAQKYWAEKNYDNVANIKGAEGALKGLTGDSKIVYQEAVNALPYTTMSPVPTHYPDYQNRINPLVESATQGKRSPLEALEKAAKDVGKMKK
- a CDS encoding DNA-3-methyladenine glycosylase, which codes for MEVNQLEDFSNNFIPLPDSFFEQPTLELAKALLGCILVKETNEGITAGYIVETEAYIGPDDRAAHSYNNKRTARTEVMFQRSGLAYTYLMHTHCLINVVSGGEEKPEAVLVRALEPLYGIEIMKIRRGLDDLNSLTNGPGKLTKSMGISMEDYGHRLTITPLYIAKGYSPESISAGKRIGIDNSGEARDYPWRFWVTNNKYVSRHQKSEYEFFRNTSS
- a CDS encoding sugar ABC transporter permease is translated as MKQIDTTLPKIQFTEKASKAAILPTASQSKWKRNITGYVFIFPWLVGFVGLTAGPLLFALYASFTDYNITSKMNFIGLDNYKRMFTLDDMFWTSLWNTVYYVIFSVPLTTAGAIFAAVLMNQKIKGIKVFRTIFYLPAILSGVAVYFLWMQLLSPSTGLVNQFLHMFGIDGPNWLFDPKWTKPALILMKMWSVGGGMLLYLGRMQGISPSLYESAELEGANSFQKFFHITLPLITPIIFFDVITSTIGSFQIFQEAYVMTQNGTGGPANSMLFYNLHMWNNAFKSFDMGYASAMAWFLFIIIMVLTVLNLKAGKKWVYYEGGDGK